Proteins encoded by one window of Salvia splendens isolate huo1 unplaced genomic scaffold, SspV2 ctg1146, whole genome shotgun sequence:
- the LOC121788796 gene encoding uncharacterized protein LOC121788796, with the protein MLSSTVVKKLKPLTSSLDYSISYQLLQRCSVSGTAKGKGKIKTGQPLKRSKVTTKKGSPPDPTKKEGPRKKSNFDEMVEQCLTATAPLRFLKPKEKEREAEREMMGLISKANEQAKEKLKKQTDEFDSPWIIGTSGLDYISLGLVDADKIPKYDLSVEDGRRLAKEYSRTMMRQHRARRAAETLLLQCKKEAIEALPEHLRAAALVPDLTPFPANRFMATLTPPIEGYSEKIKEAARKSVEGKKRR; encoded by the coding sequence CTCATCCTTGGATTATTCTATAAGCTACCAGCTCCTTCAGAGATGCTCGGTCAGTGGCACTGCGAAGGGGAAGGGTAAGATCAAGACCGGGCAGCCGTTGAAGCGATCGAAGGTCACTACGAAAAAGGGGTCACCACCCGATCCAACTAAGAAAGAAGGGCCGAGGAAGAAGAGCAATTTTGATGAAATGGTTGAGCAATGTTTGACTGCCACCGCACCACTGAGGTTCTTGAAGCCCAAAGAGAAGGAGAGGGAAGCCGAGCGAGAGATGATGGGGCTCATAAGTAAGGCGAACGAGCAGGCGAAAGAGAAGCTAAAGAAACAAACGGATGAATTTGATTCACCTTGGATCATAGGAACTTCGGGTTTGGATTATATTAGTTTAGGGTTAGTTGATGCTGATAAGATCCCAAAGTACGATCTGAGTGTTGAGGACGGACGAAGGCTTGCAAAGGAGTATAGTAGGACCATGATGAGGCAGCATAGAGCAAGGCGGGCGGCAGAGACACTGCTGTTGCAGTGTAAGAAAGAAGCAATTGAGGCATTGCCTGAGCATCTGAGAGCAGCTGCTTTAGTCCCGGATTTGACTCCTTTTCCAGCAAATAGATTTATGGCAACACTGACCCCACCAATTGAAGGCTATAGTGAGAAGATCAAGGAGGCAGCACGGAAGAGTGTTGAAGGGAAGAAGCGTAGATGA